From Oncorhynchus kisutch isolate 150728-3 unplaced genomic scaffold, Okis_V2 scaffold1267, whole genome shotgun sequence, a single genomic window includes:
- the LOC109905465 gene encoding titin-like isoform X2, with translation MEEEEGEANGGEGENTNGEDKMALAEEAKPSKRPRIMQCKVTLLDDTLFECELGKHATGSDLFVKVCDHLNLLERDYCGLAVWDTPTSRTWLDASKEIRKQVADYTYEFTFNVKFYPPDPAQLTEDLTRYYLCLQLRKDILSGLLPCSFVTLAMLGSYTAQSELGEYDPEVHGSHYTKELRLAPGQGKELEDKVMELHRTYRSMSPAQADMLFLENAKKLSMYGVDLHQAKDLEGVDITLGVCSGGLMVYKDKLRINRFPWPKVLKISYKRSSFFIKIRPSEQEQYESTIGFKLPNYKASKKLWKASVEHHTFFRVSSVEPPSSRSRFLALGSKFRYSGRTQAQTRQASSMIARPAPRFTRSASKRLSRTIDEAGDDDLQVSQLSASPNKTEDDDWFFMLGSDQPQTFFSPARGGETFSVETSTLSWDDGKSVQTVRQAWQETETSQTVSRTVSQTWQGRVSDEQQQGRLEEEKEEDWSVLLGRRPSLPYVPYPMMKPPVKYRSAQVAKVATANILERLLQPRQEQSDDWVMQLDRSFEFADTPPFSPPVSLEKEETRQERREVIKRLQEGVFLVEKLREVEVLDERLREVKVLEERLQEVDELEERIQEEVEARQQQQEEVGGVEVEEEVVEAAEENVEEVDELEEQIKEVFLKGLLPDESGEDEGLKEESMEEAEESEERWSNVASTSSVVRRVDLRTQNSVTIVKEMRQQEGGMEEEMVEQVVVSDEGLKEDEGWLEERKHQALVEGLPEGLEERRGEIRVERRRKKVTIVTQDESLPDELEKKASEKLSEDQIGGHFYKEGQLMVKFNELFAAEKLGLPIVTIQQEWLQEQEKVREEKQERVELVKVSGEGLIEVKGGLEDRMRQMSEERLLKGEQTVVKTKKTVRIMEEMRRTQKTLEEKSSEDILSEERLGDGFYTEGEVLVKFRKDVERVPHRVRQMEKPQEEEEEEEEAVVEVNMQPSQPEDKDDWVVLLDSLPHKTLYKPPVMPADSALVPVVSTRFSVVLVDTVEQRAPERECIEVEATQQQPERGLVEGRRPWQMQEDDWFMLLDLADRVPSGVPTTPVSASLQEQVQVYVDETISSMVKVMTVVQREETRVTVVEEMELQEDQSRLEQKPSQREMEDDWFVLLDIVPREPSVIPSASVEERIPVYPEESVSSVVELTTVEQREERRVTVMQEERRQEEVILPPQPSREMDDDWFVQLDVVPRETSYIPPVAPAEPTPVSPDVISPVVEVKAEEQKPVVVLVEETRPQQEWEVEEWQRQPERDDDWFTLFADVREEPIIVPPVALGEHTPVYPDLSQTTSVVDVMTIERIIKKRVTIDEERWGQQEEILQSEMIIPEQRPPAEREEGNGRFVLLDAVREERAGVPPVSLAVSDRVYPEVVPAKHLTIEPEPRVFVVEAVQSLPEDIALEGKATQPQREQDDDWFLQLDVAPKVAAAPVVVIYSGVSTTAVMVVKETVEQKPPKTVRIMEETVKMEEGPVVTPKEVDDDWFVLWDRAPSKILTTPKAFHVDREVIELVPRRTVIVVEETRKPHRVVEDRRQPEVELVKTLPPQERGEGDDWFTLFEASRQEPVKMPTVAVVTRPAPVVDVMETSTEQRTQKRVTIVEERWREERTLQQRLPQRQREVDDDWFVLLDAAPKELVALRERLQVYTDITVVKGPAAQPKPRVVVEEEKRPAQPQRDVDDHWFVLRDTKSVSVVATHKAARPVSAPVFSQAALMEAGIPMAPLDLQQPQTSTPIRLPARQDDRKLQVTVEAVDEGSAEVKSEQTDTEEPVQMRKKRAKRTEGDSIYIRHSLLMLEDFEKPQEDLIRHHTSISELKRNFMASVPESRGPSEWDKRLSTHSPFRSLGINGQPLPDADGFAIRLPRGPLQDFYSKRS, from the exons atggaggaggaggagggagaggcgaACGGAGGGGAAGGGGAGAACACTAATGGAGAAGACAAGATGGCTTTAGCAGAGGAGGCCAAACCCTCCAAGCGTCCGCGGATCATGCAGTGTAAAGTCACCCTCCTGGACGACACTCTGTTTGAGTGTGAGCTCGGT AAACATGCGACGGGCTCGGATCTGTTTGTGAAGGTGTGTGACCACCTCAACCTGCTGGAGAGAGACTACTGTGGCCTGGCCGTATGGGATACCCCCACCTCCAGG ACATGGCTGGACGCCTCCAAAGAGATCCGGAAACAGGTGGCAG ATTATACATACGAGTTCACTTTCAACGTGAAGTTCTACCCTCCTGATCCAGCTCAGCTCACAGAAGACCTCACCAg gTACTACCTGTGTCTACAGCTGCGTAAAGACATACTGAGTGGCCTGCTGCCATGCTCCTTTGTAACTCTGGCCATGCTAGGCTCCTACACGGCCCAGTCTGAGCTGGGGGAGTATGATCCAGAGGTCCACGGCTCTCACTACACCAAGGAGCTGAGGCTGGCCCCGGGACAGGGCAAAGAGCTGGAGGACAAGGTCATGGAGTTGCACCGCACATACAG ATCCATGAGTCCAGCCCAGGCAGACATGTTGTTTCTGGAGAATGCCAAGAAGCTGTCTATGTATGGAGTGGATCTGCACCAAGCCAAG GATCTTGAGGGTGTGGACATCACTCTAGGGGTGTGTTCTGGTGGTCTCATGGTATATAAGGACAAGCTGAGGATCAATCGTTTCCCCTGGCCCAAAGTCCTCAAGATCTCCTACAAGCGAAGCAGCTTCTTCATCAAGATCCGTCCCTCTGAACAAGAACAGTATGAGAGCACAATCGGCTTCAAGCTGCCCAACTACAAGGCCTCCAAGAAGCTGTGGAAGGCCTCAGTGGAACACCATACCTTCTTCAG GGTGTCGTCCGTGGAGCCCCCGTCGTCCCGATCCCGGTTCCTGGCGCTGGGGTCAAAGTTCAGGTACAGTGGTCGTACCCAGGCCCAGACCCGCCAGGCCAGTTCCATGATCGCCCGGCCCGCCCCGCGCTTCACCCGGTCCGCCAGCAAGAGGCTGTCCCGCACCATCGACgaag CTGGAGATGATGATCTCCAAGTCTCGCAGCTCTCTGCTAGTCCAAACAAGACCGAGGATGACGATTGGTTCTTCATGCTGGGATCTGACCAACCCCAGACTTTCTTTTCACCAG CCAGAGGGGGGGAGACTTTCTCTGTGGAGACTTCTACTCTGAGCTGGGATGATGGCAAGTCTgtccagacagtcagacaggcatGGCAGGAGACCGAGACAAGCCAGACGGTCAGTCGGACTGTCAGTCAGACATGGCAGGGACGAGTGTCTGATGAACAACAGCAGgggagactggaggaggagaaagaggaggattggTCTGTCCTGCTGGGCAGACGACCCTCCCTTCCCTATGTCCCCTACCCCATGATGAAACCGCCAG TCAAATACCGCTCTGCCCAGGTGGCAAAGGTGGCCACGGCCAACATTCTGGAGAGGCTGCTACAGCCAAGGCAGGAACAAAGTGATGACTGGGTCATGCAGTTGGACCGCAGCTTTGAGTTTGCAGACACACCTCCAT tctctcccccagtctccctggagaaggaggagactaggcaggagaggagggaggtgatcAAGAGGCTCCAGGAAGGGGTGTTCCTGGTGGAGAAGCTGAGGGAGGTAGAGGTGCTGGATGAGAGACTGAGGGAGGTGAAGGTTTTGGAAGAACGGCTGCAGGAGGTGGAtgagctggaggagaggatacaggaggaggtggaggccaggcaacagcagcaggaggaggtgggaggggtagaagtagaggaggaggtggtagaggcaGCAGAAGAGAATGTGGAGGAAGTAGATGAGTTGGAGGAGCAGATAAAGGAGGTGTTTCTCAAAGGATTGCTGCCAGATGAGTCAGGGGAAGATGAGGGACTAAAAGAGGAGAGTATGGAAGAGGCAGAGGAATCTGAAGAACGGTGGTCAAACGTGGCGAGCACCTCCTCTGTGGTGCGGAGAGTAGATTTGAGGACCCAGAATAGTGTGACTATAGTGAAAGAGATGAGGCAacaagaaggagggatggaggaggagatggtggaacAGGTGGTGGTTTCAGACGAGGGATTGAAAGAGGATGAAGGatggttagaggagaggaagcaTCAGGCTTTGGTGGAAGGGTTGCCAGAGGGgcttgaggaaaggagaggagagataagagtggaaaggaggaggaagaaggtgaCTATAGTGACACAGGATGAGAGTCTTCCAGATGAACTAGAGAAGAAAGCATCTGAGAAGTTGTCAGAGGACCAGATAGGAGGCCATTTTTATAAAGAGGGACAACTTATGGTGAAATTCAATGAACTATTTGCGGCAGAGAAGTTAGGGTTACCGATAGTTACAATTCAGCAGGAGTGGCTCCAAGAACAGGAAAAGGTcagggaggagaaacaggagagagtgGAACTGGTGAAGGTTTCAGGCGAGGGATTGATAGAGGTGAAAGGAGGTCTAGAGGATAGGATGCGGCAGATGTCGGAGGAAAGGTTGCTAAAGGGAGAGCAGACTGTGGTGAAAACCAAGAAAACAGTGAGAATAATGGAAGAAATGAGGAGAACACAGAAGACACTCGAGGAAAAGTCATCAGAGGACATTTTATCAGAGGAAAGGCTGGGTGATGGTTTTTATACAGAGGGGGAAGTTTTGGtgaaattcagaaaggatgtggAGAGGGTTCCACATAGAGTCAGACAAATGGAGAAGccccaagaagaagaagaagaagaagaagaagcggtAGTGGAAGTGAATATGCAGCCATCCCAGCCAGAAGACAAGGACGATTGGGTTGTGCTGCTGGACAGCCTCCCACACAAGACTCTTTATAAGCCTCCAG TCATGCCAGCCGACTCCGCTCTGGTGCCTGTGGTCTCCACAAGATTCTCTGTGGTGTTAGTAGACACGGTCGAgcagagagcaccagagagggaATGTATTGAAGTGGAGGCCACACAGCAACAGCCTGAAAGGGGATTGGTGGAAGGACGGAGACCGTGGCAAATGCAGGAAGATGATTGGTTTATGCTCTTGGACCTGGCTGATCGTGTTCCTTCAGGTGTACCAACCACACCAGTTTCAG CTTCTTTGCAAGAGCAAGTTCAGGTGTACGTAGATGAAACCATCTCTTCCATGGTTAAAGTGATGACAGTGgtgcagagagaggagaccagggtgactgtagtggaggagatggagtTACAGGAAGACCAGAGCCGTCTCGAACAGAAACcgtcacagagagagatggaagatgaCTGGTTTGTTCTGCTGGACATTGTTCCCAGAGAACCATCTGTGATTCCGTCAG CTTCTGTGGAAGAGCGTATTCCGGTATACCCTGAGGAAAGCGTCTCCTCTGTGGTTGAGTTGACGAcagtagagcagagagaggagagaagggtgacTGTAATGCAAGAGGAGCGACGTCAAGAAGAAGTTATACTTCCACCACAGCCATCAAGAGAGATGGACGATGACTGGTTTGTACAACTGGATGTCGTGCCCAGAGAAACATCCTATATACCACCAG TCGCTCCAGCAGAGCCAACACCGGTTTCTCCAGATGTGATCAGCCCTGTGGTTGAGGTAAAGGCTGAAGAGCAGAAGCCAGTGGTGGTTCTGGTGGAGGAGACGAGGCCACAACAGGAatgggaagtagaggagtggcaGCGACAACCAGAGAGAGATGATGATTGGTTTACACTGTTTGCTGATGTCCGTGAGGAGCCGATCATTGTACCACCAG TTGCTCTTGGTGAGCATACTCCGGTATATCCAGATTTAAGCCAGACCACCTCTGTAGTTGATGTGATGACCATAGAAAGAATAATTAAGAAGAGGGTGACTATTGATGAAGAGAGGTGGGGACAGCAAGAGGAGATCCTCCAGTCAGAGATGATCATCCCAGAACAGAGAccaccagcagagagagaggagggaaatggACGGTTTGTTCTGTTGGATGCCGTCCGTGAAGAACGTGCTGGGGTTCCACCAG TTTCCCTGGCTGTTAGCGATAGGGTATACCCAGAGGTTGTGCCAGCCAAACATCTGACCATTGAGCCTGAACCAAGAGTGTTTGTGGTGGAAGCAGTCCAATCACTTCCTGAAGACATTGCCCTGGAGGGTAAGGCAACACAACCGCAGAGAGAGCAGGATGATGATTGGTTTTTGCAGCTGGATGTTGCCCCTAAAGTAGCAG CTGCACCAGTGGTGGTGATTTACTCTGGTGTGAGCACCACAGCTGTTATGGTGGTGAAGGAGACAGTGGAACAGAAACCACCAAAGACCGTGAGGATCATGGAAGAGACTGTTAAGATGGAGGAGGGGCCTGTGGTAACACCTAAAGAAGTGGATGATGATTGGTTTGTGCTCTGGGACCGCGCTCCCTCCAAGATACTGACCACACCCAAGG CGTTCCATGTAGACAGAGAGGTTATAGAGCTGGTACCCCGGAGAACAGTGATTGTTGTGGAGGAAACTAGGAAACCACATAGAGTGGTGGAGGACAGACGTCAACCGGAGGTTGAACTGGTGAAAACACTGCCTCcccaagagagaggggagggtgatgATTGGTTCACGCTCTTTGAAGCCTCTCGCCAAGAGCCTGTGAAAATGCCAACAG tTGCTGTGGTAACTAGACCTGCCCCTGTGGTTGATGTGATGGAGACGAGCACAGAGCAGAGAACCCAGAAAAGGGTGACGatagtggaggagaggtggagagaggagaggaccctgCAGCAGAGACtgcctcagagacagagagaggtggacgATGACTGGTTTGTCCTGCTGGATGCTGCCCCTAAAGAAttag TTGCTCTGCGTGAGCGTCTCCAGGTCTATACTGACATAACTGTGGTCAAAGGTCCAGCCGCTCAGCCCAAACCCAGAGTGGTGgttgaagaggagaagagaccagCACAACCCCAGAGAGATGTGGATGACCATTGGTTTGTGTTGCGGGATACAAAATCAGTTTCAG TGGTGGCCACCCACAAGGCCGCCCGTCCTGTCAGCGCCCCAGTCTTCTCCCAGGCAGCCCTGATGGAGGCAGGGATCCCCATGGCCCCCCTGGACCTCCAGCAGCCCCAGACCTCCACCCCCATCAGGCTGCCAGCCCGCCAGGATGACAGGAAGctgcaggtcactgtggaggcagTGGACGAGGGCTCAGCTGAGGTCAAG TCTGAGCAGACGGACACTGAGGAGCCGGTTCAAATGAGGAAG AAAAGAGCTAAGAGAACTGAGGGTGACTCAATTTATATCAGACATAGTCTTTTAATGTTGGAG gacTTTGAGAAGCCCCAGGAGGATCTCATCAGGCATCATACTAGTATCAGTGAGCTGAAGAGGAACTTCATGGCATCTGTCCCAGAGTCCCGGGGGCCCAGCGAATGGGACAAGCGCCTGTCCACTCACTCCCCCTTCCGCAGCCTGGGCATCAACGGACAGCCTTTACCTGATGCCGACGGG TTCGCCATCCGCCTTCCGCGTGGCCCCCTGCAAGACTTCTACTCTAAACGCAGCTGA